In one Capricornis sumatraensis isolate serow.1 chromosome 1, serow.2, whole genome shotgun sequence genomic region, the following are encoded:
- the LOC138084220 gene encoding olfactory receptor 5K4-like: MAKENESLTTEFILKGLTDHLVLKTLLFLVFLTIYLITMVGNLGLVALIFMERHLHTSMYIFLGNLALMDFCCSSAITPKMLQNLSSKDRMISLYECMVQFYFLCLAETADCFLLAAMAYDRYVAICKPLQYHTMMSKKLCIQMTTGAYIASNLHSMIHVGLLLRLTFCRSSQIDHFFCDILPLYRLSCTDPYINELMIYIFSMPIQIITIATVLISYVYILFTVFKMKSREGRGKALSTCASHFLSVSIFYICLLMYIRPFEEGDKDIPVAIFYTIVIPLLNPFIYSLRNKEVINVLKKIMRTYNILKET; this comes from the coding sequence ATGGCTAAGGAAAACGAATCTTTGACAACTGAGTTCATTCTCAAAGGACTTACAGATCATCTAGTGCTGAAGACCCTTCTGTTTCTGGTGTTTCTTACCATCTATCTGATCACTATGGTGGGCAATCTTGGTCTGGTGGCATTGATTTTTATGGAACGTCATCTTCACACTTCAATGTACATCTTCCTGGGTAACCTCGCTCTGATGGATTTCTGTTGCTCCAGTGCCATAACCCCCAAGATGCTACAGAATTTATCTTctaaagacagaatgatctccctTTATGAATGCATggtacaattttattttctctgccttGCTGAAACTGCAGATTGCTTTCTCCTGGCAgcaatggcctatgaccgctatgtggccatctgcaaaccaCTGCAGTACCACACTATGATGTCAaagaaactctgcattcagatgaccACAGGGGCCTACATAGCTAGCAACCTGCATTCTATGATTCATGTAGGACTTCTATTGAGGTTAACTTTCTGTAGATCTAGTCAAATTGACCACTTTTTTTGTGACATTCTTCCACTATATAGACTTTCCTGTACTGACCCTTATATTAATGAActaatgatatatattttttcaatgccCATTCAAATCATTACCATTGCCACTGTCTTGATTTCTTATGTTTACATTCTTTTCactgttttcaaaatgaaatccAGAGAAGGGAGAGGTAAAGCCTTATCTACTTGTGCATCCCACTTTCTATCTGTCTCAATATTCTACATTTGTCTTCTCATGTATATTCGACCATTTGAAGAAGGGGATAAAGATATACCAGTTGCAATTTTTTACACAATAGTAATTCCTTTATTAAACCCTTTTATTTATAGCCTGAGAAATAAGGAAGTGATAAATGTTCTGAAAAAAATTATGAGGACCTATAATATTCTTAAAGAAACTTAA